The DNA window CTGTCGAGAGAGGCGCCCGGCCCGGCGCGGCCCGGACGCGGCGCCCCGACTCGCCAGGCTGAAACCCTGCCCGCTGCATCCCGTATTCACATTCAAAGAAATTCAACGGTGAATACAGGGAGGCAAAACATGAAACGGACCACCCGCGTTCTCCTCGCTCTCGTCCCCGCCCTGCTCGCGTTCGTCCCACCCGCGTTCGCTCAGCAGCAGATCAAGCTGCCGGACGCGAGTCCGGCGGCCAGCGTGAGCGAGGCGGTCGGGCTCGCCGATTTCACGGTCGCGTACCACCGCCCGGCCGTGAACAAGAGGGAGGTCTGGGGCAAGCTCGTCCCGTACGGGCAGGTCTGGCGCGCGGGCGCGAACGAGAACACGACGCTCACGGCGACGACGCCCTTCACGTTCGGCGGCAAGGCCGTGCCCGCGGGCACGTACGGCGTCCACGTGCTGCCTACCGCGGACACGTGGACGTTCATCCTGAGCTCCCAGGCGAAGGCATGGGGCAGCTACAGCTACGACGAGAAGGAGGACGTCGCCCGCGCGGCGGTCAAGCCGGCGGCGGCGGAATTCGCGGAACGGCTCACGTGGTCCTTCGACGAGCCGACCGCGGACGGCGTCGCCTTCACGCTGCGCTGGGAGAAGCTCCGGGCCTCCGTCCCGATCGGAGTGGACGCGAACGCCGTCACGCTCGCGAGCATTCGCGAGCAGCTGCGCGGCCTGCCGCGTTTCGGCTGGCAGGGCTGGAACGGAGCCGCCGCGTGGTGCCTCCGGAACAAGATGAACCTCGACGAGGCCATGAAGTGGGCGGACCGGTCCGTCTCGATGACCCCCACGTACCAGAACCTGCGGACCAGGGCCGGCCTCCTCGACCTCAAGGGGGACGCGACCGGCGCCGCGGCGGCGCGCGCGAAGGCGCAGACGCTCGCGACGGAAGCCGACATCAACAACCAGGGCTACGCGCTTCTCGGCGAGGGAAAGATCGACGACGCGATCGTGGTCTTCCGCAAGAACGCCGCCGACCATCCGGGGAGCTGGAACGTCTGGGACAGCCTCGCGGAGGGGCTCGAGACGAAAGGCGACAAGGCCGGAGCCGTCGAGAACTACCGCAAGGCTCTCTCGATGGCGCCCGAGGACCAGAAGAAACGCCTCACGGACACGCTCGCGCGCCTCAAATAGAGGCGGCGTCGTCGTCGGCGAGGGCCTGCATCGCCTTCGTCTCGTAGACGTGAATCCCGGGCGGCGCCTCCTGCGCGACGGCCACCATGGCCTTCGCGACGTCGTCCGCCCGGATCGGCCGGTAGCGGGCGGCCGGACCGAGCATGGCGACCGACAGCACCCGTGCGAGGGCGACCCCGAGGGCTTCGCCGGCCCGTCGCTCGCGCCGGTGCCCGATGAGGAACGACGGCCGGAAGATCTGAACGCCCCGGTAGGGCAGCGTCCGGACCATGTCCTCGGCCTCGCCCTTGCAGCGCAAGTAGAAATTTCCGGACTGCGCGCTCGCGCCGACGGCGCTCACGAGGAGGAACTGGGTCGAGCCCGCCCGGACGGACACCTCCGCGAGCCGGGCGACGTATCCGACGTCAACCTTGTGGAAGGCCTCCGGCGAGCCCGCCTTCCGGATCGTCGTC is part of the Acidobacteriota bacterium genome and encodes:
- a CDS encoding DUF2911 domain-containing protein — protein: MKRTTRVLLALVPALLAFVPPAFAQQQIKLPDASPAASVSEAVGLADFTVAYHRPAVNKREVWGKLVPYGQVWRAGANENTTLTATTPFTFGGKAVPAGTYGVHVLPTADTWTFILSSQAKAWGSYSYDEKEDVARAAVKPAAAEFAERLTWSFDEPTADGVAFTLRWEKLRASVPIGVDANAVTLASIREQLRGLPRFGWQGWNGAAAWCLRNKMNLDEAMKWADRSVSMTPTYQNLRTRAGLLDLKGDATGAAAARAKAQTLATEADINNQGYALLGEGKIDDAIVVFRKNAADHPGSWNVWDSLAEGLETKGDKAGAVENYRKALSMAPEDQKKRLTDTLARLK
- a CDS encoding NAD(P)H-binding protein, whose translation is MRSAIVAGASGLVGERLLRRLLAGGSYDRVIAFVRGPINLTHKKLEQRTVDYERMGRMSAFPRADDVFCCLGTTIRKAGSPEAFHKVDVGYVARLAEVSVRAGSTQFLLVSAVGASAQSGNFYLRCKGEAEDMVRTLPYRGVQIFRPSFLIGHRRERRAGEALGVALARVLSVAMLGPAARYRPIRADDVAKAMVAVAQEAPPGIHVYETKAMQALADDDAASI